A window from Erythrobacter sp. YJ-T3-07 encodes these proteins:
- a CDS encoding type II toxin-antitoxin system RelE/ParE family toxin, which yields MEIESIRHKALRKFVETGNAKGVMQPARVAEIIALIDAVADLTELKNTVPNFGFHALTQNREGEYAMTITRNWRLTFTAPSERIVANLNIEDYH from the coding sequence ATGGAAATCGAGAGCATCCGGCACAAGGCGCTCAGAAAGTTCGTCGAGACCGGAAATGCGAAGGGCGTGATGCAGCCAGCCCGCGTGGCCGAGATCATCGCGCTGATCGATGCGGTCGCCGATCTGACCGAGCTGAAGAACACGGTGCCGAATTTCGGCTTTCACGCCCTGACGCAGAATCGCGAGGGGGAATACGCGATGACGATCACCCGCAATTGGCGCCTGACCTTCACCGCGCCGAGCGAGAGGATCGTGGCAAACCTGAACATCGAGGATTATCACTGA
- a CDS encoding TSUP family transporter, which produces MGLAALLAAFCVTALLYASVGFGGGSTYSALLALSGMDYRLLPVVSLLCNLVVVSGGTLRFARAGITPWRGALGLTAIAAPAALLGGLTPIREQAFMALLGASLCLAGALVLLPQTSARAAPDEEPAPRHARRAMLLAAAPLGYLAGLVGIGGGIFLAPLLHLVRWNGPRAIAATASLFILVNSLFGLVGQLTKNGADMLGAAAGTGLPLMIAVVIGGQIGSLFAVRLFKPQLIRWLTAALTLFVGVRLLAGG; this is translated from the coding sequence ATCGGCCTCGCCGCCCTCCTCGCCGCCTTCTGCGTAACCGCACTGCTCTATGCGTCGGTCGGCTTCGGCGGCGGATCGACGTATAGCGCCTTGCTGGCCCTGTCGGGGATGGACTACCGGCTGCTGCCGGTGGTCTCCCTGCTGTGCAATCTGGTGGTCGTCAGCGGCGGCACACTGCGTTTCGCGCGCGCCGGGATCACCCCCTGGCGCGGCGCGCTGGGCCTGACCGCCATCGCCGCGCCCGCCGCCTTGCTGGGCGGGCTGACCCCGATCAGGGAACAGGCCTTCATGGCGCTGCTGGGCGCCAGCCTGTGCCTTGCAGGAGCGTTGGTGCTCCTCCCCCAGACCAGCGCGCGCGCCGCACCGGATGAAGAGCCTGCTCCGCGCCACGCCAGGCGCGCCATGCTGCTGGCCGCCGCGCCGCTGGGCTATCTTGCCGGGCTGGTGGGGATCGGCGGCGGCATCTTCCTCGCCCCGCTGCTCCATCTGGTCCGCTGGAACGGCCCGCGCGCGATCGCGGCGACCGCCAGCCTGTTCATCCTCGTCAATTCGCTGTTCGGCCTCGTCGGGCAACTGACCAAGAACGGCGCGGACATGCTCGGCGCTGCGGCGGGCACAGGGCTGCCGCTGATGATCGCGGTGGTGATCGGTGGCCAGATCGGCAGCCTGTTCGCGGTGCGCCTGTTCAAGCCGCAACTGATCCGCTGGCTGACAGCCGCGCTGACGCTCTTCGTGGGCGTAAGGCTGCTCGCGGGCGGCTAA
- a CDS encoding NAD kinase, which translates to MAGQPTYERLALAISNSALAQDTAAALRDAHDWVPQEEAEAVVALGGDGFMLQTLHKMLDSGRILPVYGVNRGTMGFLMNKHRPKGALVERVNRSRPVAVAPLRMEAVTQDGEHRIECALNEVSLLRETRQTAKIEILVDGKTRIEELVADGVLVATPAGSTAYNLSANGPILPLDSQLLALTPISAFRPRRWRGAILPDRAKVTFRINEPSKRPVAAVADQKEVRDVAEVHVEIARDSELTLLFDKGHALDDRIVAEQFVV; encoded by the coding sequence ATGGCCGGCCAACCGACATACGAGCGGCTCGCGCTCGCGATATCGAACTCCGCGCTGGCGCAGGATACCGCCGCCGCGCTGCGCGATGCGCATGACTGGGTGCCGCAGGAAGAGGCGGAGGCGGTGGTTGCGCTGGGCGGCGACGGATTCATGCTGCAGACCCTGCACAAGATGCTCGACAGCGGGCGCATCCTGCCCGTCTATGGCGTCAACCGCGGCACGATGGGCTTCTTGATGAACAAGCACCGGCCCAAGGGCGCGCTGGTGGAGCGGGTCAATCGCAGCCGCCCGGTTGCGGTCGCGCCGCTGCGGATGGAGGCGGTGACGCAGGATGGCGAGCACCGCATCGAATGCGCGCTCAACGAAGTCTCCCTGCTGCGCGAGACGCGCCAGACCGCGAAGATCGAGATTCTGGTCGACGGCAAGACCCGGATCGAGGAGCTGGTGGCGGACGGCGTGCTGGTGGCGACGCCCGCCGGGTCGACCGCCTACAACCTGTCCGCCAACGGGCCGATCCTGCCGCTCGATTCCCAGCTGCTCGCCCTCACCCCGATCAGCGCCTTCCGCCCCCGCCGCTGGCGCGGTGCGATTCTGCCCGACCGGGCGAAGGTGACCTTCCGCATAAACGAGCCGTCCAAGCGCCCCGTGGCGGCCGTGGCGGACCAGAAGGAAGTGCGCGACGTGGCCGAGGTTCACGTTGAAATCGCAAGAGATTCCGAGCTGACCCTGCTGTTCGACAAGGGCCACGCGCTGGACGACCGGATCGTCGCCGAACAATTCGTCGTATGA
- a CDS encoding HigA family addiction module antitoxin: MAIKIHPSIRVHPGPWLKNNCIEPHRMTVTAAAAHLKVTRVALSNLLNGKAALSPDMAMRFEDAFGIKAETLLRMQAAYDLAQIEMAEDRVRIERVGEVA; encoded by the coding sequence ATGGCGATCAAGATTCATCCATCCATCCGGGTTCACCCCGGCCCCTGGCTCAAGAACAATTGCATAGAGCCCCATCGCATGACCGTGACCGCCGCCGCCGCTCACCTGAAGGTCACCCGCGTCGCGCTGAGCAATCTGCTGAACGGCAAGGCGGCGCTGTCGCCCGATATGGCCATGCGGTTCGAAGACGCGTTCGGCATCAAGGCGGAGACCCTGTTGCGGATGCAGGCGGCTTATGACTTGGCACAGATCGAGATGGCCGAAGACCGCGTGAGGATCGAGAGGGTTGGGGAGGTGGCGTAG